In a genomic window of Punica granatum isolate Tunisia-2019 chromosome 6, ASM765513v2, whole genome shotgun sequence:
- the LOC116211923 gene encoding MLP-like protein 31, translating into MAHVVHGRMEIDVGIRSSTDKFHKLFSCRPQHIPKMSSPKLEDCKLHEGNWGKVGSVISWHYVEDGERKAAKEKIEAIDDEKSSTTFRVVDGDLMKLYKKFILIFQATPKKEGTGSVARWTLEYEKLSEEVPEPYATLEFCAQVTKDIDSHLTSAVGA; encoded by the exons ATGGCTCATGTAGTCCACGGAAGGATGGAGATTGATGTTGGAATCAGATCTTCAACAGACAAGTTCCACAAACTGTTCAGCTGCAGGCCTCAACACATCCCGAAAATGTCCTCTCCGAAGTTAGAAGATTGCAAGTTGCATGAAGGCAACTGGGGAAAGGTCGGCTCTGTAATCTCTTGGCATTATGTCGAAG ATGGAGAGAGGAAGGCTGCGAAGGAGAAAATCGAGGCCATAGATGATGAGAAGAGTTCCACCACCTTCAGAGTGGTCGACGGTGATCTGATGAAACTGTATAAGAAGTTCATCCTGATCTTTCAGGCCACTCCGAAGAAGGAGGGGACTGGGAGCGTCGCGCGCTGGACACTGGAGTACGAGAAGCTGAGTGAGGAGGTCCCCGAACCCTATGCTACACTCGAGTTCTGCGCTCAAGTCACCAAGGACATTGACTCTCACCTGACATCTGCAGTTGGGGCCTAA
- the LOC116212334 gene encoding MLP-like protein 31, whose amino-acid sequence MAHVVHGRMEIDVGIRSPTDKLHKLFSCRPQHIPKMSSPKLEDCKLHEGSWGKVGSVISWHYVEDGERKVAKEKIEAIDDEKSSTTFRVVDGDLMKLYKKFILIFQAAPKKEGTGSIARWTLEYEKLSEEVPEPYATLEFCAQVTKDIDSHLTSAFGA is encoded by the exons ATGGCTCATGTAGTACACGGACGGATGGAGATCGATGTTGGGATCAGATCTCCAACGGACAAGCTCCACAAACTGTTCAGCTGCAGGCCTCAACACATCCCGAAAATGTCCTCTCCGAAGTTAGAAGATTGCAAGCTGCATGAAGGCAGCTGGGGAAAGGTCGGCTCTGTAATCTCTTGGCATTATGTCGAAG ATGGAGAGAGGAAGGTTGCGAAGGAGAAAATCGAGGCCATAGATGATGAAAAGAGTTCCACCACCTTCAGAGTGGTCGACGGTGATCTGATGAAACTGTACAAGAAGTTCATCCTGATCTTTCAGGCCGCTCCGAAGAAGGAAGGGACTGGGAGCATCGCGCGCTGGACACTGGAGTACGAGAAGCTGAGCGAGGAGGTCCCCGAACCCTATGCTACACTCGAGTTCTGCGCTCAGGTCACCAAGGACATTGACTCTCACCTGACATCTGCATTTGGGGCCTAA